In Pseudomonas asiatica, the following are encoded in one genomic region:
- a CDS encoding dihydrodipicolinate synthase family protein, with protein MSTPVIRGVIGYTITPFKADGALDLDALGLSIDRLIEDGVHAIAPLGSTGEGAYLSDSEWETVVRFSQARIAGRVPSVVSVSDLTTARTVQRARLAQACGATAVMVLPISYWKLTEAEVVAHYKAVGAAIDIPIMLYNNPGTSGTDLSVELILRILGEVPNVTMVKESTGDIQRMHRLFKATDGQVAFYNGCNPLTLEALVAGATGWCTAAPNLIPALNLALWDAVQQGNLAEARALFYRQYELLEYITRRGLPTTIKAGLKLLGQDVGAPRLPLQPLDAQGNDYLKSMLVELAA; from the coding sequence ATGTCTACACCTGTAATTCGCGGCGTTATCGGCTACACCATCACTCCCTTCAAGGCAGACGGCGCGCTCGACCTGGATGCCCTGGGCCTGTCCATCGACCGCCTGATAGAGGACGGCGTGCACGCCATCGCACCGCTGGGCAGCACCGGCGAAGGCGCCTACCTGTCCGACAGCGAATGGGAAACGGTGGTGCGCTTCAGCCAGGCACGCATCGCCGGCCGCGTGCCCAGCGTGGTCAGCGTCTCCGACCTGACCACCGCACGCACCGTGCAGCGCGCCCGCCTGGCACAGGCCTGCGGCGCCACGGCGGTGATGGTGCTGCCCATCTCCTACTGGAAGCTCACCGAAGCCGAAGTGGTCGCCCACTACAAGGCGGTGGGCGCGGCCATCGACATTCCGATCATGCTCTACAACAACCCGGGCACCAGCGGCACCGACCTGTCGGTGGAGCTGATCCTGCGCATCCTCGGCGAAGTGCCCAATGTGACCATGGTCAAGGAAAGCACCGGCGACATCCAGCGCATGCACCGCCTGTTCAAGGCCACCGATGGCCAGGTGGCCTTCTACAACGGTTGCAACCCGCTCACCCTGGAAGCCCTGGTGGCCGGTGCCACCGGCTGGTGCACCGCCGCGCCCAACCTGATCCCGGCGCTGAACCTGGCGCTGTGGGACGCGGTGCAGCAAGGCAACCTGGCCGAAGCTCGCGCGTTGTTCTACCGGCAGTATGAACTGCTGGAGTACATCACCCGCCGTGGCCTGCCCACCACCATCAAGGCCGGTTTGAAACTGCTCGGCCAGGATGTCGGCGCTCCACGCCTGCCCCTGCAACCGCTGGATGCGCAAGGCAACGACTACCTGAAGAGCATGCTGGTAGAACTGGCCGCCTGA
- a CDS encoding AMP-binding protein has protein sequence MNLATLTSRSARYWPERLAVIDRHTRLTFAQLEQRTNQLASALLAHGITSGEHVAILAPNRVELVEAEVAFYKAGLVKVPVNARLALDEVIQVLNDACSVALIADPQAAEALLARRQEVPALRLIVTLGEQGGDIGYGALLAQGSSQPVSCDLPDDALAVLHYTSGSSGVLKAAMLSVGNRKALIRKSIASPTRRAGPGDIMAHVGPITHASGMQLMPLLAVGACSLLLERYDDQLLLETIQREGVTRLFLVPAMINRLVNFPGVERYDLSSLRLVMYGAAPMAPALVKRAIEVFGPILAQGYGAGETCSLVTVLTEQDHLCEGGDYRRLASCGRCYFETDLRVVNDDFRDVQPGEVGEIVVKGPDIMQGYWRAPHLTAEVMRDGYYLTGDLATVDQQGYVFIVDRKKEMIISGGFNIYPSEVEQVLYSLPQVFEAAVVGVPDEQWGEAVRAVIVLKPGMQLQEHEVIEHCAQALAGFKKPRGVDFVSELPKNPNGKVVRRLIRDAYWQNSERRI, from the coding sequence GTGAACCTCGCAACCCTAACCAGTCGAAGTGCAAGATACTGGCCTGAGCGCTTGGCGGTGATCGACCGCCACACCCGCCTCACCTTCGCGCAGCTTGAACAGCGGACCAATCAGTTGGCCTCGGCCTTGTTGGCCCACGGCATCACCAGCGGCGAACATGTCGCGATCCTGGCTCCCAACCGGGTCGAGCTGGTGGAGGCTGAGGTGGCTTTCTACAAGGCCGGCCTGGTCAAGGTCCCGGTCAATGCACGCCTGGCGCTGGATGAAGTGATCCAGGTACTGAATGACGCCTGCAGCGTCGCGCTGATCGCCGACCCGCAAGCTGCCGAGGCCTTGCTGGCGCGCAGGCAGGAGGTGCCTGCGCTACGCCTGATCGTTACCCTTGGCGAGCAGGGCGGCGATATCGGCTACGGCGCACTGCTGGCCCAAGGCAGCAGCCAGCCGGTCAGTTGCGATCTGCCTGACGATGCACTGGCCGTATTGCACTACACCTCGGGCAGTTCCGGTGTGCTCAAGGCAGCAATGCTCAGCGTCGGCAACCGCAAGGCGCTGATCCGCAAGAGCATCGCCAGCCCCACCCGGCGTGCCGGCCCAGGCGACATCATGGCCCATGTCGGCCCCATCACCCATGCCAGCGGCATGCAGCTGATGCCGCTGCTGGCGGTGGGTGCCTGCAGCCTGTTGCTGGAACGCTACGATGACCAGTTGCTGCTCGAGACCATCCAGCGCGAGGGCGTGACCCGGTTGTTCCTGGTGCCGGCCATGATCAACCGTCTGGTCAATTTTCCCGGGGTCGAGCGCTATGACCTGAGCAGCCTGCGCCTGGTGATGTATGGCGCAGCGCCAATGGCGCCAGCGCTGGTCAAGCGGGCTATCGAAGTGTTCGGGCCGATTCTTGCCCAGGGCTACGGCGCTGGCGAAACCTGCTCGCTGGTGACGGTGCTGACCGAGCAGGACCACCTGTGTGAAGGCGGCGACTACCGCCGGCTGGCCTCGTGCGGACGATGCTACTTCGAGACCGACCTGCGTGTGGTGAACGACGATTTCCGCGATGTCCAGCCAGGCGAGGTGGGCGAGATCGTGGTCAAGGGACCGGACATCATGCAGGGCTACTGGCGCGCACCGCATCTCACCGCCGAGGTTATGCGTGATGGCTACTACCTCACCGGCGACCTGGCCACGGTGGACCAGCAGGGCTACGTGTTCATCGTCGACCGCAAGAAGGAAATGATCATTTCCGGTGGCTTCAACATCTACCCCAGCGAAGTCGAGCAGGTGCTCTACAGCCTGCCGCAAGTGTTCGAGGCTGCCGTGGTAGGCGTGCCCGACGAACAGTGGGGCGAAGCGGTGCGGGCAGTGATCGTGCTCAAGCCTGGCATGCAGCTGCAGGAGCACGAGGTGATCGAGCATTGCGCCCAGGCTCTTGCCGGGTTCAAGAAACCGCGTGGGGTGGACTTCGTCAGCGAGCTGCCGAAGAACCCCAACGGCAAAGTGGTGCGCCGCCTGATTCGAGACGCCTACTGGCAAAACAGCGAACGCCGCATCTGA
- a CDS encoding acyl-CoA dehydrogenase family protein, giving the protein MYQPSEKAKQIIEAIGGFVRNEILPLEQRAGLSWAEPHPREVLQQVWQRSCEQGFYNIMLPETIGGAGLSVSDLCAVKEATVLTGSMLAPHILGELSGPPRVGHLFKVASPAQVEAFLQPVCRAEKAVCFALTESEAGSDATAIRTTARRDGEHYVLSGAKRYISGAPYADIAILLAVTGPGRGAQGISAFFVELDAPGVRVESDYSVMSGGGAHGDILLDEVRVPVANRIGEEGQGFKLAMGRITLNRLLHCPTMLGLAGLALNLTVDYARTRKQFGQPIAMFQSINHMIADMATELHAARSMVYATAAVNDAGGDIRTQAPMCKLFVSETAFRIADRAVQIHGGAGLLRGNPVEWIFRATRMMRILTGTSEIQRNTIAKGVLMPEQ; this is encoded by the coding sequence ATGTACCAGCCAAGCGAAAAGGCCAAACAGATCATCGAGGCCATCGGCGGCTTCGTTCGCAACGAAATCCTGCCCCTGGAGCAACGCGCCGGCCTCAGCTGGGCCGAACCGCACCCGCGTGAGGTGCTGCAGCAGGTGTGGCAACGCTCGTGCGAGCAGGGCTTCTACAACATCATGCTGCCCGAAACGATTGGTGGTGCAGGATTGAGCGTGTCCGACCTGTGTGCGGTGAAGGAGGCCACAGTGCTGACGGGCTCTATGCTGGCGCCGCACATTCTCGGCGAGCTTTCCGGGCCGCCGCGTGTCGGCCACCTGTTCAAGGTGGCCAGCCCGGCCCAGGTCGAGGCTTTCCTGCAGCCGGTGTGCCGAGCCGAAAAGGCAGTGTGCTTCGCGCTGACCGAAAGTGAAGCCGGGTCCGATGCCACGGCGATCAGGACTACCGCTCGGCGCGACGGCGAGCATTACGTGCTGAGCGGGGCCAAGCGCTACATTTCCGGGGCGCCTTATGCCGATATCGCAATACTGCTCGCGGTCACCGGCCCCGGGCGTGGCGCCCAGGGGATCTCGGCATTCTTTGTCGAGCTGGATGCGCCGGGCGTGCGGGTGGAAAGCGATTACTCGGTCATGTCCGGTGGCGGCGCCCATGGCGACATCCTTCTCGATGAAGTACGAGTGCCGGTGGCCAACCGCATTGGCGAGGAGGGGCAGGGCTTCAAGCTGGCAATGGGGCGCATCACGCTCAATCGTCTGCTGCATTGCCCAACCATGCTGGGCCTGGCGGGCCTGGCACTGAACCTGACGGTGGACTACGCCCGCACTCGCAAGCAGTTTGGCCAGCCGATCGCGATGTTCCAGTCGATCAATCACATGATCGCCGACATGGCCACCGAACTGCATGCGGCACGCAGCATGGTCTATGCCACTGCCGCGGTGAATGACGCCGGTGGCGATATCCGCACCCAGGCGCCGATGTGCAAGCTGTTCGTATCGGAAACGGCCTTCCGTATCGCCGACCGCGCGGTGCAGATTCATGGGGGGGCCGGGCTGTTGCGGGGCAACCCGGTGGAGTGGATCTTCCGTGCGACCCGTATGATGCGCATTCTTACCGGGACCAGCGAAATCCAGCGCAACACCATTGCCAAGGGCGTGCTCATGCCCGAGCAGTGA
- a CDS encoding benzoate/H(+) symporter BenE family transporter has translation MNTPAHTVPTPLRLTDILHPVVAGIVSVIVNYGGTFILVFQAAKLAGLSPALTSSWVWSVSIGVGLSGLVLSWYSREPVITAWSTPAAAFLVTALASVPYSDAIGAYLLSAGGFVMLGVTGYFERLVRAIPGGIAAGLLAGILLQFGIGAFGGLSVDPALAGLLIAAYVTFKRFTARYAVVGILLLGLGYLLLQGQVDLTALRLEFATPLFTAPTFSLNAALSVALPLFLITLTGQYMPGMLVLRNDGFKTSANPIVAVTGLGSLLMAPFGSHAFNIAAITAAICTGKEAHEDPGKRWVAGIAAGVCYILVGVFGVTLASVFMALPATFITTLAGLALLGTIGASLANAMADARSREAALITFLAAAANINLFGIGGAFWGLVIGLLAYAVLNGRLPGFCHFSR, from the coding sequence ATGAACACGCCCGCACACACTGTTCCCACCCCGCTACGGCTGACAGACATCCTTCACCCCGTGGTGGCGGGGATCGTTTCGGTAATAGTCAATTATGGCGGCACCTTCATCCTGGTGTTCCAGGCCGCCAAGCTGGCCGGGCTGAGCCCGGCGCTGACCTCCTCGTGGGTCTGGTCAGTGTCGATCGGCGTCGGGCTCAGTGGCCTGGTCCTGTCCTGGTACAGCCGCGAGCCGGTGATCACCGCCTGGTCCACGCCGGCCGCTGCGTTCCTGGTCACAGCGCTGGCCAGCGTGCCCTACAGCGACGCCATCGGTGCCTACCTGCTGTCGGCAGGCGGCTTCGTGATGCTGGGAGTGACCGGTTACTTCGAGCGCCTGGTGCGGGCCATCCCGGGCGGAATTGCCGCCGGCCTGCTGGCGGGTATCCTGTTGCAATTCGGCATTGGTGCATTCGGCGGCCTCTCGGTCGACCCCGCCCTGGCCGGGCTGTTGATCGCGGCCTATGTAACATTCAAACGCTTTACCGCCCGCTATGCCGTAGTAGGCATTCTGCTGCTGGGCCTGGGCTACCTGCTACTGCAGGGCCAGGTGGACCTGACAGCGCTCAGGCTGGAATTCGCCACGCCGTTGTTCACCGCGCCCACCTTCTCCCTCAACGCCGCCCTGAGCGTGGCCCTGCCGTTGTTCCTGATCACCCTTACCGGTCAGTACATGCCAGGCATGCTGGTGCTGCGCAACGATGGCTTCAAGACCAGCGCCAATCCGATCGTGGCAGTCACTGGCCTGGGGTCGTTGCTGATGGCACCGTTCGGGTCGCACGCTTTCAACATCGCTGCCATCACCGCCGCCATCTGCACTGGCAAGGAAGCCCACGAAGACCCGGGCAAACGCTGGGTCGCGGGCATCGCTGCCGGTGTCTGCTACATCCTCGTAGGGGTATTCGGGGTCACCCTGGCCAGTGTGTTCATGGCCCTGCCGGCCACCTTCATCACCACGCTGGCCGGCCTTGCACTGCTGGGCACCATCGGCGCCAGCCTGGCCAACGCAATGGCAGATGCCCGTTCACGCGAAGCGGCACTGATCACATTCCTGGCCGCGGCAGCCAACATCAACCTGTTTGGCATTGGCGGGGCATTCTGGGGGCTGGTCATTGGCTTGCTGGCCTATGCCGTACTGAACGGCCGCCTACCCGGTTTCTGCCACTTCTCCCGGTAA
- a CDS encoding aldolase, whose amino-acid sequence MTTTMQTPKDQLVKLAQQQMLTALADNTYTPRQKLALTCRILFDGGHDSGLAGQITARAEQPGTYYTQQLGLGFDEIAASNLLVVDEDLTVLQGRGMANPANRFHSWLYRARPDVNCIIHTHPLHSAALSMLEVPLAISHMDLCPLFDDCAFLKEWPGVPVGNEEGEIISRAIGDKRAILLSHHGLLIAGRSIEEACVLAMLFERAAKMQLLAMGAGEIRPIPDALGKEAHDWISTPKRHGAAFSYYARRALRAHGDCLG is encoded by the coding sequence ATGACGACCACCATGCAGACCCCCAAGGATCAGCTCGTCAAACTCGCCCAGCAGCAGATGCTGACGGCGCTGGCCGACAACACCTACACTCCTCGCCAGAAACTCGCCCTTACCTGCCGCATCCTGTTCGACGGCGGCCACGACTCGGGCCTGGCCGGGCAGATCACCGCCCGCGCCGAGCAGCCTGGCACCTACTACACGCAACAACTCGGCCTGGGCTTCGACGAGATCGCCGCTTCCAACCTGCTGGTGGTCGACGAAGACCTCACCGTGCTGCAAGGCCGCGGCATGGCCAACCCGGCCAACCGCTTCCATAGCTGGCTGTACCGCGCACGCCCCGACGTCAACTGCATCATCCACACCCACCCACTGCACAGTGCCGCCCTGTCGATGCTGGAAGTGCCACTGGCGATCTCGCACATGGACCTGTGCCCGCTGTTCGACGACTGCGCGTTCCTCAAGGAATGGCCCGGCGTACCAGTGGGCAACGAAGAAGGTGAAATCATCTCCAGGGCGATCGGCGACAAGCGCGCGATCCTGCTTTCCCACCACGGTTTGCTGATCGCCGGCCGCTCGATCGAGGAAGCCTGCGTCCTTGCCATGCTGTTCGAGCGCGCGGCAAAGATGCAGCTGCTGGCCATGGGCGCCGGTGAAATTCGCCCCATCCCGGATGCCCTGGGCAAGGAAGCCCACGACTGGATCTCCACCCCCAAACGTCATGGTGCCGCGTTCAGCTATTACGCGCGCCGTGCCTTGCGTGCCCATGGCGACTGCCTGGGCTGA
- the pdxR gene encoding MocR-like pyridoxine biosynthesis transcription factor PdxR, which translates to MFKHAQLESVKAWIGDPERASLPLHVRIQRAIRQLVLEGALPVGKALPASRALAASLAVSRDTVEAAYGQLHAEGFIERRVGSGSFVSPRAQHLPAQPRGRKVKAPDEPSAISRRGQALCQEGGVHNFFVSRPFAPGVAETRNFPLQAWEKLQRQVFKEHGSQALQPSSAQGTEPLRRAIADYVNLERGAQATADRVLILTSSQQAFSLCAHVLADAGDQVVIEDPAYHGVRKALGAAGLHCIAVAVDTDGMQVEQITRLAPHARAVFLTPSHQFPTGVTLSLDRRLAVIEWARQQRAWIIEDDYDSEFHYAGKPTACVQGLDAHDRTVYIGTFTKSLFAGLRIAYMVLPPQLVEPMTAARTLQDGHTASLAQLTLARFIEGGHFGAHVRLMRAIYAERRDALAALVQAQLSDFLVARVPAGGMQMPCVFTRPMPEEQVVKAAQAAGIDLLGLSGLYASTKGEAGLLMGFAAHTPGELAMAVAKLAKVLRQVESGQGRATLPG; encoded by the coding sequence ATGTTCAAGCATGCACAACTGGAGTCGGTGAAAGCCTGGATCGGCGACCCAGAGCGCGCGTCACTGCCTTTGCACGTAAGAATCCAGCGTGCGATACGCCAGCTTGTTCTCGAAGGGGCGTTGCCCGTGGGCAAGGCGTTGCCCGCCTCCCGTGCGCTGGCGGCCTCGCTGGCTGTGTCACGGGATACGGTCGAGGCTGCATATGGCCAGCTGCACGCCGAAGGATTCATCGAGCGCCGGGTGGGCAGTGGCAGCTTCGTTTCACCCCGTGCGCAGCACCTGCCGGCCCAGCCCCGGGGCCGCAAGGTGAAAGCCCCGGACGAACCGTCGGCAATCAGCCGTCGTGGCCAGGCGCTGTGCCAGGAGGGCGGAGTGCACAATTTCTTCGTTTCTCGGCCGTTTGCGCCGGGGGTGGCGGAAACCCGCAACTTCCCGTTGCAGGCCTGGGAAAAGCTGCAACGGCAGGTGTTCAAGGAACATGGCTCCCAGGCATTGCAGCCCAGTAGCGCGCAAGGTACCGAGCCACTGCGGCGGGCTATTGCCGATTACGTCAATCTTGAACGTGGCGCACAGGCCACGGCTGACCGCGTGCTCATCCTTACCAGTTCACAGCAGGCGTTCAGCCTGTGTGCCCACGTATTGGCCGACGCGGGCGACCAAGTGGTTATCGAAGACCCGGCCTACCATGGGGTCAGGAAGGCGCTGGGTGCTGCTGGCCTGCATTGCATCGCCGTGGCCGTGGACACGGACGGCATGCAGGTCGAGCAGATAACACGGCTGGCTCCCCATGCCAGGGCTGTTTTCCTGACCCCTTCGCATCAGTTCCCTACTGGCGTTACCCTGTCCCTGGACCGGCGTCTGGCGGTGATCGAGTGGGCGCGGCAACAACGCGCCTGGATCATCGAGGACGATTACGACAGCGAGTTTCACTATGCCGGCAAACCCACCGCGTGCGTGCAAGGCCTGGATGCCCACGACCGTACGGTTTACATCGGCACGTTCACCAAGTCCCTGTTCGCCGGCTTGCGCATTGCCTACATGGTCTTGCCGCCGCAACTGGTCGAGCCGATGACCGCTGCGCGAACCTTGCAGGACGGGCATACGGCTTCGCTGGCGCAACTGACCTTGGCCAGGTTCATCGAAGGCGGGCACTTCGGCGCCCATGTGCGCTTGATGCGGGCGATCTATGCGGAGCGCCGCGATGCCCTGGCGGCATTGGTGCAGGCACAGCTGTCGGACTTTCTTGTCGCGCGTGTGCCCGCAGGCGGCATGCAGATGCCTTGTGTTTTCACCAGGCCGATGCCTGAAGAACAGGTCGTGAAGGCGGCGCAGGCCGCTGGTATCGACCTGCTGGGGCTAAGTGGCCTGTATGCGTCGACGAAAGGGGAGGCGGGATTGCTGATGGGGTTTGCGGCGCATACCCCTGGCGAGCTGGCGATGGCCGTGGCAAAACTGGCGAAGGTGTTGCGCCAGGTCGAGTCTGGCCAAGGGCGAGCAACATTGCCAGGATGA
- a CDS encoding MFS transporter — protein sequence MIAVLLALLMLVNFLDKVVIGLVAVPMSRELGLSPAEFGLVGGALHWFFAISAVVGGFMANRRPTRTLLLGMGAFWALIQLPMLFVTSLWAIVACRVLLGIGEGPASPVATHALYKWFPNDRRNLPVALLHTGSALGLLVAGAMIPWISVHYGWRMNFIVLALIGAVWCVLWWALGREGTLDRSRPGQPREEQAHIAYRRLLGDRTVLGNYLCHFAANWSLALTLTWVPSYLETGLGIDPIMTGRVFVLFVVVTTPLSLFMAWLSQRMMRAGVATRWSRGAFVSLCLIASGLLSAALFLPGLGNVERIMSLTFSGGLALVMYSVGPAMLAEFTPSGQRGGILAIGNGIASLAGLAAPVVTGFLVQGAGADHPAGYGQGFLVCGAVLVIAGLTGLVWMDPQKTRQRLLQVGTAALARA from the coding sequence ATGATTGCGGTACTGCTGGCACTGCTTATGCTGGTGAACTTCCTGGACAAGGTGGTCATCGGCCTTGTAGCGGTACCCATGTCCAGGGAACTGGGTTTGTCCCCGGCCGAGTTCGGCCTGGTGGGTGGCGCGCTGCACTGGTTCTTCGCCATCTCTGCAGTGGTCGGTGGCTTCATGGCCAACCGCCGGCCGACCCGCACCCTGCTGTTGGGCATGGGCGCGTTCTGGGCGCTGATCCAGCTGCCCATGCTGTTCGTCACCTCCCTGTGGGCGATTGTCGCTTGCCGGGTGCTGCTGGGCATCGGCGAAGGGCCGGCGTCACCGGTGGCAACCCATGCCTTGTACAAGTGGTTCCCCAACGACCGGCGCAACCTGCCGGTGGCGCTGTTGCATACCGGTAGTGCACTTGGGCTGCTGGTGGCAGGCGCAATGATTCCATGGATCAGCGTGCACTATGGCTGGCGCATGAACTTCATCGTGCTGGCTTTGATCGGCGCGGTATGGTGCGTGCTGTGGTGGGCATTGGGGCGCGAGGGTACTCTTGACCGCAGCCGCCCCGGCCAGCCCAGGGAAGAACAGGCGCACATCGCCTACCGCCGTCTGCTCGGCGACCGCACCGTGCTGGGCAATTACCTGTGCCACTTCGCCGCCAATTGGTCGCTGGCCCTGACCTTGACGTGGGTGCCGAGTTATCTGGAAACCGGGTTGGGCATCGACCCGATCATGACCGGTCGGGTGTTCGTGCTTTTCGTGGTGGTGACCACGCCGCTGAGCCTGTTCATGGCCTGGCTGTCGCAGCGCATGATGCGCGCCGGGGTGGCGACACGCTGGTCGCGCGGAGCCTTCGTGTCCCTGTGCCTGATTGCCAGCGGGTTGTTGTCGGCGGCATTGTTCCTGCCGGGCCTGGGGAATGTCGAGCGAATCATGAGCCTGACTTTCAGTGGCGGGCTGGCGCTGGTCATGTACTCGGTGGGGCCAGCCATGCTGGCGGAGTTCACGCCCAGCGGGCAGCGTGGCGGCATCCTGGCTATCGGCAATGGTATCGCTTCGCTGGCCGGGCTGGCGGCACCCGTAGTCACGGGGTTTCTGGTGCAGGGCGCCGGAGCCGACCACCCGGCAGGGTATGGCCAGGGCTTCCTGGTATGCGGGGCGGTGCTGGTCATTGCCGGGTTGACAGGGTTGGTATGGATGGACCCTCAGAAAACCCGCCAACGGCTGCTTCAGGTGGGCACGGCTGCGCTGGCCCGGGCCTGA